From one Gracilibacillus salinarum genomic stretch:
- a CDS encoding glycoside hydrolase family 35 protein: protein MLTTKNGQFYLDGKPFQILSGGIHYFRIVPEHWEDRLQKLKAMGLNTVETYIPWNFHEPKKSEFHFTGLGDVEKFIELADQVGLYVILRPSPYICAEWDMGGLPSWLLKEDKLVLRSSEPTYLQHVTDYYDVLLPKFKKHLYQNGGPVIAMQIENEYGAYGNDLDYLSYLKKLYKQHGLDTFYFTSDGPEFIEQGSLPDVTTTLNFGSKVESAFAALDKFKPGSPKMVAEFWIGWFDYWSGEHHTRDAQDAADVFRELMERKSSVNFYMFHGGTNFGFYNGANHYDIYYPTITSYDYDSLLTESGQPTEKYRKAKEVLADYIEVPEDYESKIQTKSFGEVQVTESVSIFDTLTDISRKVQHITPLSMEQIDQSYGYTLYKTTVNRQGDLKFHIDAIHDRGFVYINGEYVDTVYKNDKDTERTLHFPKQENVLEILVENMGHANYGEHLSDQKGLVKNIWLGEQYWFNWDMYAIELDTLPENYSGSESRYPKFFKGQFTISETADTYVDLEGFTKGNVIINGFNLGRYWVTAGPQRRLYVPGPLLNEGENEIVILELEAASKDYIQLVDEPKLS from the coding sequence ATGCTAACAACTAAAAATGGTCAGTTTTATTTAGATGGGAAGCCGTTTCAAATCTTATCAGGTGGTATTCATTATTTCAGAATTGTTCCGGAACATTGGGAAGACCGTCTGCAAAAATTAAAGGCAATGGGTCTGAATACAGTGGAAACATATATTCCATGGAACTTTCATGAACCGAAAAAAAGTGAGTTTCATTTTACGGGACTTGGCGATGTAGAGAAATTTATTGAACTGGCTGATCAGGTTGGTTTATACGTGATTCTAAGGCCATCACCATATATTTGTGCAGAATGGGACATGGGTGGGTTACCTTCATGGCTGTTAAAAGAAGACAAATTGGTGCTTAGAAGCAGTGAACCAACATATCTGCAGCACGTTACAGACTATTATGATGTATTATTGCCAAAATTTAAGAAACACCTGTATCAAAACGGTGGGCCAGTGATAGCCATGCAAATTGAAAATGAATATGGTGCATATGGCAATGATTTGGATTATTTGTCCTATCTTAAAAAATTGTACAAACAGCATGGACTGGATACTTTCTATTTTACATCAGACGGGCCGGAGTTTATTGAACAAGGTTCGCTGCCAGATGTAACGACGACACTTAATTTTGGTTCGAAAGTGGAAAGTGCGTTTGCAGCATTAGATAAGTTCAAACCTGGCTCTCCAAAAATGGTAGCAGAATTTTGGATTGGCTGGTTTGATTACTGGTCCGGTGAGCATCATACGAGAGATGCGCAGGATGCAGCGGATGTTTTTCGTGAATTAATGGAACGAAAAAGCTCCGTGAATTTCTATATGTTCCATGGCGGAACAAATTTCGGCTTTTATAATGGTGCCAATCATTACGATATTTATTATCCGACCATTACAAGCTATGATTATGACAGTTTGCTAACAGAAAGTGGTCAGCCAACTGAGAAATACCGTAAAGCAAAAGAAGTATTGGCAGATTATATAGAAGTACCGGAGGATTACGAGAGCAAGATTCAAACTAAATCTTTTGGAGAAGTTCAAGTAACAGAATCAGTCAGTATCTTTGATACACTGACTGACATTAGCCGAAAAGTACAACATATTACACCATTATCGATGGAGCAGATCGATCAATCTTACGGTTATACACTTTACAAAACAACAGTAAACAGACAAGGTGACTTAAAGTTTCATATCGATGCCATTCACGACCGTGGTTTTGTCTATATTAATGGCGAGTACGTGGATACCGTATATAAAAATGATAAAGATACGGAGCGAACCCTGCATTTCCCGAAACAAGAGAATGTGTTGGAGATTTTAGTGGAAAACATGGGGCACGCAAACTATGGAGAACACTTAAGTGATCAAAAAGGACTAGTGAAAAACATTTGGCTAGGCGAGCAATATTGGTTTAATTGGGACATGTATGCTATTGAGTTAGATACACTGCCTGAAAATTATAGCGGATCAGAAAGTCGCTACCCTAAATTTTTCAAAGGTCAATTTACCATATCTGAGACAGCGGATACCTACGTTGACCTGGAAGGATTTACGAAAGGTAATGTCATTATCAACGGATTTAACTTGGGGAGATATTGGGTAACAGCAGGACCACAGCGCAGATTGTATGTACCAGGTCCATTGTTAAACGAAGGAGAAAACGAAATCGTCATTTTGGAATTGGAAGCTGCATCCAAAGATTATATCCAACTAGTGGATGAGCCAAAATTGTCTTAA